In Vibrio atlanticus, the following proteins share a genomic window:
- a CDS encoding PAS domain-containing hybrid sensor histidine kinase/response regulator: MQGWIVIPVSLAYLGVLFLIAWYGDRQVRWLSRWRPWIYSLSIAVYCTSWTFYGTVGQASNNPWSFLPIYLAPILVFTLGWRILARLILIAKREHITSIADFIAARYGKSQGLAVAVTVIAVVGILPYIALQLRGITMGLDIVAPNLASDFGYQDYHVSWFVVGALAIFTMLFGTRHIDNTEHHRGMMMAVAFESIVKLAAFLIVGLFIIYLAMSSDKIDLFDVAASTYESPNIPTLIIHTVLTMLAIVCLPRQFHTMVVENERPQDLHTARWLFPLYLILMGLFVLPIAWAGQGLLTDMPADTYVISVPMAEGANHIALLAFLGGTSAASGMVIVSTIALAIMVSNDLVMPLLLRRMRLTQRTHRHFSGMLLVIRRGLILLLLLGAWLFYQALDTIHSLSAIGFLSFAAIAQFAPALIGGLYWRPGNRKGVYVGLLVGSVIWLITLMSQTSMLAGDSESNLLLWIITPPELLRSWDVSSSNWGIVLSILLNTLCYAVVSMTTRPSLSERLQSAAFIGTPLPENENISLYQSRVTVAELEMLASRFVGRKRAKSALQSYWQQHGQPLLPNQQAPASLIRHAERVLAGVFGASSAKLVLTSALQGRNMQLEEVATIVDEASELYDFSRGLLQGAIEHIGQGIAVIDKQMRLVAWNQRYLELFEFPAGLIQVGRPISDVIRHNAEQGLCGPGDPEDHVRRRVYHLEQGTRHTSSRIRPDGRVIEVQGNPMPSGGFVMSFTDITVFRQAEQALKDANESLESRVHERTQELEKLNHRLVKATQISDQESQSKSRFLAAVSHDLMQPLNAARLFASSLSEVAKEQEEKQLSSHIESALGAAEDLIGDLLDISRLESGKLETNIHAIAVHDVLTNLNAEFSALATQQKIQFQMIPSSLFIHSDPKLLRRVIQNFLTNAFRYNPEGKVVLGARRVNGQVRIDVWDNGTGIDEDKQQEIFEEFTRGSQVRADQGLGLGLAISKGIAHVLGHQISMRSWPGEGSVFSITLARAEQVAPVVQASTPMATSDIEHLKILCVDNEREILVGMENLIGRWGCEVKTAVDLVESLKCLDDDWQPDVIFSDYRLDNGRTGLEVLQQCRLRLGDSFEGVIISADRTDDMLAAIKANSFSFIAKPVKPLKLRAVLNRVS, from the coding sequence ATGCAAGGATGGATAGTAATTCCAGTCTCTTTAGCCTATTTGGGCGTGTTATTTCTGATCGCTTGGTATGGAGACAGGCAGGTTCGTTGGCTATCGCGTTGGCGGCCATGGATCTATAGCCTTTCGATTGCAGTGTATTGTACCTCTTGGACTTTCTATGGAACGGTCGGACAGGCGAGCAATAACCCATGGTCCTTTTTACCCATCTACCTCGCCCCCATTCTGGTCTTTACACTCGGGTGGCGGATCTTGGCGCGGTTGATCCTGATTGCAAAGCGTGAACACATCACTTCAATTGCCGATTTTATCGCGGCTCGTTATGGAAAATCTCAGGGCTTGGCTGTTGCCGTCACCGTGATTGCCGTGGTCGGTATTCTTCCTTATATCGCGCTACAGCTGCGTGGTATCACCATGGGGCTAGATATTGTTGCGCCAAACCTAGCGTCTGATTTCGGCTATCAGGATTATCACGTGTCTTGGTTTGTGGTCGGTGCTTTGGCCATTTTTACCATGCTGTTTGGTACGCGGCACATCGATAACACAGAGCATCACCGTGGCATGATGATGGCGGTGGCGTTTGAGTCAATTGTTAAGCTAGCGGCTTTCCTGATTGTTGGCCTGTTTATTATCTATCTGGCGATGAGCAGTGACAAAATTGACTTGTTTGATGTGGCGGCTTCCACCTACGAATCGCCTAATATTCCGACCTTAATTATTCATACCGTTTTGACCATGTTGGCGATTGTCTGTCTGCCGCGCCAATTTCACACCATGGTGGTTGAGAACGAACGTCCTCAAGATTTGCATACCGCTCGCTGGTTGTTTCCACTTTATCTGATTTTGATGGGCCTGTTTGTGCTGCCAATTGCTTGGGCAGGACAAGGGCTGCTCACCGACATGCCGGCTGATACTTACGTGATCAGTGTACCAATGGCAGAAGGTGCGAATCACATTGCTTTGTTAGCTTTCCTCGGAGGTACTTCGGCGGCGAGTGGCATGGTGATTGTCTCGACCATCGCATTAGCGATCATGGTATCGAATGATTTAGTGATGCCATTGCTGCTGCGCCGTATGCGCCTAACTCAAAGAACCCATCGACATTTTTCTGGCATGTTGCTGGTGATTCGGCGTGGGTTGATTTTACTGCTGTTACTTGGTGCTTGGCTGTTCTATCAAGCGCTCGATACCATTCACTCACTGTCGGCGATTGGCTTTCTTTCCTTTGCGGCGATTGCTCAGTTCGCTCCTGCATTAATTGGTGGATTGTACTGGCGTCCCGGAAACCGTAAGGGTGTCTATGTCGGTTTGCTTGTCGGTTCGGTGATCTGGCTGATTACCCTGATGAGTCAAACCAGCATGCTAGCGGGCGATAGCGAAAGTAACTTACTGCTGTGGATTATCACGCCGCCGGAACTGCTGAGAAGTTGGGATGTTAGCAGCTCAAATTGGGGCATAGTGCTGAGTATTTTACTCAATACCTTGTGCTATGCCGTGGTCTCGATGACGACCAGACCAAGCCTAAGTGAGCGTTTACAATCGGCTGCTTTTATTGGCACACCATTACCAGAAAATGAGAACATCAGCCTCTATCAGAGCCGTGTGACGGTCGCTGAATTAGAAATGCTGGCGTCTCGTTTTGTGGGGCGTAAGCGTGCGAAAAGTGCCTTACAGAGTTATTGGCAACAGCACGGGCAGCCGCTACTTCCTAACCAACAAGCGCCCGCAAGCCTGATTCGACATGCAGAACGTGTGCTCGCTGGTGTATTCGGTGCATCTTCAGCTAAGTTAGTACTTACTTCGGCCTTGCAGGGCAGAAATATGCAGCTTGAAGAAGTCGCGACCATCGTGGATGAAGCTTCGGAACTGTACGACTTCAGCCGTGGTTTACTGCAAGGAGCGATTGAACATATTGGCCAAGGCATTGCCGTAATTGACAAACAAATGAGGCTGGTGGCGTGGAATCAACGTTACTTAGAGCTGTTTGAATTCCCTGCTGGCTTGATTCAGGTGGGTCGACCCATTTCAGATGTAATTCGTCACAATGCTGAGCAAGGTTTATGTGGCCCAGGCGACCCAGAAGATCACGTTCGACGCCGTGTTTATCACCTTGAGCAAGGCACGCGACACACCTCATCTCGTATTCGTCCGGATGGTCGAGTGATTGAGGTGCAAGGTAACCCAATGCCTAGTGGTGGCTTCGTCATGAGCTTTACCGACATCACGGTTTTCAGACAAGCAGAGCAAGCGCTAAAAGATGCTAATGAAAGCTTGGAATCGAGAGTCCATGAACGAACTCAAGAGCTCGAGAAGCTTAACCATCGCTTGGTAAAGGCGACGCAAATCTCTGACCAAGAATCACAATCTAAGAGTCGTTTTCTTGCGGCTGTTAGTCACGATTTGATGCAGCCATTAAATGCTGCTCGCTTGTTTGCTTCTTCGCTATCTGAGGTGGCAAAAGAGCAAGAGGAGAAGCAGCTTTCTTCTCATATCGAAAGTGCGTTGGGTGCGGCTGAAGATCTGATTGGCGACCTGCTTGATATCTCGCGATTGGAGTCAGGAAAATTAGAAACCAACATTCACGCGATTGCCGTGCATGATGTGCTGACCAATTTGAATGCGGAATTTAGCGCTTTAGCGACACAGCAAAAAATACAGTTTCAGATGATTCCATCGTCACTGTTTATTCATTCTGACCCTAAGTTATTAAGACGAGTGATTCAGAACTTTTTAACGAATGCATTTCGCTATAACCCTGAAGGAAAAGTGGTGCTGGGTGCGAGACGAGTCAATGGTCAGGTACGAATTGATGTGTGGGATAACGGAACCGGTATCGATGAAGACAAGCAACAAGAGATCTTCGAAGAGTTTACGCGTGGCAGCCAAGTTCGTGCCGATCAGGGGTTGGGATTAGGGTTGGCGATTTCGAAAGGGATTGCTCATGTGCTTGGTCATCAAATCTCGATGCGTTCATGGCCGGGAGAAGGCAGCGTCTTTTCCATCACCTTAGCGAGAGCAGAGCAAGTGGCTCCGGTTGTGCAAGCTTCTACGCCAATGGCGACCAGTGATATCGAGCACTTGAAAATACTGTGTGTCGATAATGAGCGAGAAATTTTGGTCGGTATGGAGAACTTGATAGGGCGATGGGGCTGTGAAGTTAAGACAGCCGTTGATCTAGTCGAAAGTTTGAAGTGTCTCGATGATGATTGGCAGCCGGATGTGATTTTCTCTGATTACCGTTTAGATAATGGCAGAACGGGGCTCGAAGTATTGCAGCAGTGTCGTTTGCGCCTTGGGGACTCTTTTGAAGGGGTCATCATCAGTGCAGATAGAACCGATGACATGTTGGCAGCGATAAAGGCCAACAGCTTTAGCTTTATTGCTAAACCTGTGAAGCCACTAAAACTCAGAGCGGTCCTAAATCGGGTGAGTTAG